A genomic stretch from Desulfoplanes formicivorans includes:
- a CDS encoding flavodoxin family protein translates to MGRPEMAPGQDVVSGPPIIFACSPRSGGNSDAAARAFAAGIEESGGTSTTVYLRDQKILPCKGCSACNPSGRCILRNRDDVESLFACMEAAPFVLFAAPIYFYHVPALFKGFIDRGQSRYVCLPNRDQASVPLPRRRAYVALCAGRPRGENLFKGSLLTLKYFLDVFGFSLHDPELFRSMDDPGDFMASAAALGRMRSLGREAWKQAVRHRG, encoded by the coding sequence ATGGGTCGGCCTGAAATGGCACCAGGTCAGGACGTGGTGTCGGGTCCTCCGATTATTTTTGCCTGCAGCCCCCGGTCCGGAGGCAATTCGGATGCTGCTGCCCGAGCCTTTGCCGCCGGCATTGAGGAATCCGGAGGGACGAGCACCACTGTCTATCTTCGCGACCAGAAGATTCTGCCGTGCAAGGGGTGTTCGGCCTGCAACCCGTCAGGCAGGTGCATTTTACGGAACAGGGATGATGTGGAATCCCTGTTTGCCTGCATGGAGGCGGCCCCCTTTGTCCTGTTTGCCGCACCCATTTATTTCTATCATGTTCCGGCCCTGTTCAAGGGGTTCATTGACAGGGGGCAGAGCCGGTATGTTTGTTTGCCCAACAGGGATCAGGCCAGTGTGCCGCTGCCGCGGCGGCGGGCGTATGTGGCGTTGTGTGCAGGGCGTCCCCGTGGGGAGAACCTGTTTAAGGGAAGCCTCTTGACCCTGAAATATTTTCTGGATGTGTTCGGGTTTTCCCTGCACGATCCCGAACTGTTTCGATCCATGGATGATCCTGGCGATTTTATGGCCAGCGCAGCGGCCCTGGGCCGGATGCGGTCTCTTGGCCGTGAGGCATGGAAACAAGCCGTCAGACACAGGGGATGA
- a CDS encoding ComF family protein, which produces MNTGVLDRIRGIVQQFALAAGRRCLICGRRIVQRDSVFPELCPDCLADIRPQTRGYCPGCGMCYPSDSMEVYLCSDCRRSPRPWSSLGFFGPYSGLVRSMITDFKFNARLPLVTLLGRMLLQGGVLHDIQPADVIVPVPLHPRRLQERGFNQSLELARRLVPVWGPEVDVRSLVRVRNTRAQRGLGKKARRSNLKGAFAVRGRRLENKRVLLVDDVMTTGSTLTSCARALRACGAGRVDVLVVARA; this is translated from the coding sequence ATGAACACCGGAGTCTTGGACCGGATACGCGGGATTGTGCAACAGTTTGCTCTGGCTGCGGGGCGCAGGTGTCTGATCTGTGGACGTCGAATTGTGCAGCGTGATTCCGTGTTCCCTGAATTGTGTCCGGACTGCCTGGCTGATATCCGGCCCCAAACCCGGGGATATTGCCCTGGATGCGGGATGTGCTATCCTTCAGACAGCATGGAGGTGTATCTGTGCTCGGACTGCAGGCGTTCTCCCCGTCCATGGTCTTCCCTGGGTTTCTTTGGCCCCTATTCCGGACTGGTCCGGTCGATGATCACGGATTTCAAGTTCAATGCCCGATTGCCTCTGGTTACCCTCCTTGGAAGGATGCTTCTTCAGGGGGGTGTTCTTCATGACATACAGCCTGCAGACGTGATTGTGCCTGTTCCCCTGCATCCCCGGCGGTTACAGGAACGAGGATTCAACCAGAGCCTGGAGCTGGCCCGCAGACTGGTTCCGGTTTGGGGACCCGAGGTGGACGTCCGTTCCCTTGTTCGTGTGCGTAACACCAGGGCTCAAAGGGGGCTGGGCAAAAAGGCCCGGCGCAGCAACCTCAAGGGCGCCTTTGCTGTTCGGGGCAGGCGGCTCGAGAACAAGCGCGTCCTGCTGGTGGATGATGTCATGACAACGGGCTCGACCCTGACCTCGTGTGCCCGGGCCCTGCGTGCGTGCGGTGCCGGACGGGTGGATGTCCTGGTTGTTGCCCGGGCATAG
- the rpmA gene encoding 50S ribosomal protein L27: MAHKKAGGSSRNGRDSAGQRRGVKKFGGQQVLAGNILVRQLGTKVHPGKNVGMGKDYTLFALCDGVVEYEKYRRKKKVKSRVHIVPVSA; this comes from the coding sequence ATGGCACATAAGAAAGCAGGCGGTAGCTCCCGCAATGGCCGCGACAGTGCCGGTCAGAGACGGGGCGTCAAAAAATTCGGCGGACAGCAGGTTTTGGCAGGCAATATTCTGGTCCGTCAGCTGGGAACCAAGGTTCATCCCGGCAAGAACGTCGGCATGGGCAAGGATTATACCTTGTTCGCCTTGTGCGACGGCGTGGTCGAATACGAAAAGTATCGTCGCAAGAAAAAGGTCAAGAGCAGGGTACACATTGTGCCCGTATCGGCCTAG
- the obgE gene encoding GTPase ObgE: MRFVDEAEILVRSGKGGAGCVSFRREKYIPKGGPDGGDGGKGGDVIFRAREKLLSLYDFRHKRVYEAENGRPGQGRMCYGRAGQDMVVDVPAGTLIYRLEEDGEETLIADLVNDGQEVVLVTGGRGGKGNTHFKSSTMRAPRFAQPGEPAQEMRIRLELKFLADVGLLGLPNAGKSTFISKISAARPKVAPYPFTTLNPNLGVVVGDDGRRMVVADIPGLIQGAHAGQGLGHTFLKHVERSRFLVHILSAEDLFLEDPWAGFELINEELGKYKTALRTKKQLLVINKIDLMGDDELAVLKQAARDAGKDVFFISALHGQGVDALLSAMWREMETLEG, from the coding sequence ATGAGATTTGTGGATGAAGCCGAGATTCTCGTTCGTTCAGGCAAGGGCGGTGCAGGATGTGTGTCCTTTCGTCGGGAAAAGTATATTCCCAAGGGCGGACCCGACGGTGGTGATGGGGGCAAGGGCGGTGACGTGATTTTCAGGGCGCGGGAAAAGCTGCTCAGCCTGTACGATTTCCGGCACAAACGGGTCTATGAGGCTGAAAATGGTCGACCGGGACAGGGGCGCATGTGTTACGGCCGGGCCGGTCAGGACATGGTCGTTGACGTGCCAGCCGGTACCCTGATCTACCGGCTGGAAGAGGATGGCGAGGAAACCCTGATTGCCGATCTGGTGAATGACGGTCAGGAAGTGGTCCTGGTGACCGGGGGGCGGGGCGGCAAGGGAAACACCCATTTCAAGTCCTCGACCATGCGCGCGCCGCGGTTTGCCCAACCCGGGGAGCCGGCCCAGGAGATGCGTATCCGGCTGGAACTCAAGTTCCTGGCCGACGTTGGATTGCTCGGTTTGCCCAACGCCGGAAAATCAACTTTTATTTCCAAGATTTCAGCGGCACGTCCCAAGGTGGCGCCCTATCCTTTCACCACCCTCAATCCCAATCTTGGGGTTGTTGTGGGCGATGACGGAAGGCGCATGGTTGTGGCGGATATCCCCGGCCTGATCCAGGGGGCCCATGCCGGTCAGGGGCTTGGTCATACCTTTTTGAAGCATGTGGAGCGGTCCCGGTTCCTGGTGCACATCCTCAGTGCCGAGGACCTGTTTCTTGAAGATCCCTGGGCCGGGTTCGAGCTGATCAACGAGGAGCTCGGCAAGTACAAGACCGCATTGCGGACCAAGAAGCAGCTGCTGGTGATCAACAAGATCGATCTCATGGGCGACGACGAACTGGCCGTGCTCAAGCAGGCTGCGCGTGATGCGGGCAAGGATGTCTTTTTCATCTCCGCCCTGCACGGCCAGGGCGTGGATGCCCTGTTGTCCGCCATGTGGCGGGAAATGGAAACCTTGGAAGGGTAG
- the proB gene encoding glutamate 5-kinase translates to MSRSAVMSDCQKARRDVLTHAKRVVIKVGSAVLTGSNGLDLRVVNRLADQMAGLHDKGIDLVLVSSGAVAAGCRVMGSCHARQDLAYKQATSAIGQSRLMHFYDEAFARYDTVTAQVLLTRADLQDRERFLNARNTLSMLLGWRVIPIVNENDTVAVHELKFGDNDALAALILNAVEADLFINLTSADGVFTDNPLENPDACFLPYIEDIASMPLANICRGKTGSGTGGMYSKLLAARRAAQLGVPTLILSGKTRFGLEKVFAGEELGTWIMPEARSISRRKFWMAYNLDPGGTIVIDQGAVCALTDHGKSLLPAGIADVQGDFGMGDMVRIEDVSGRSIGVGVTNYTAEELRRIKGRNTSEIETILGHASYPETIHRDNMLLDAAI, encoded by the coding sequence ATGTCCCGATCAGCAGTGATGAGTGATTGCCAGAAGGCACGCCGTGATGTTCTGACCCATGCCAAGCGTGTGGTCATCAAGGTGGGGAGCGCGGTCCTGACGGGAAGCAACGGGCTGGATCTGCGCGTGGTCAACCGGTTGGCCGACCAAATGGCCGGTCTGCATGACAAGGGCATTGATCTGGTGCTTGTTTCCTCGGGCGCGGTGGCTGCAGGCTGTCGGGTCATGGGTTCGTGTCATGCTCGTCAGGATCTGGCCTACAAGCAGGCAACCTCGGCCATTGGCCAGAGCCGGCTCATGCATTTTTATGACGAGGCCTTTGCCCGTTACGATACCGTGACCGCCCAGGTTCTGCTGACTCGGGCTGATCTCCAGGATCGGGAAAGATTCCTCAATGCCAGAAATACCCTGTCCATGCTCCTGGGGTGGAGGGTGATCCCCATTGTCAACGAGAATGATACTGTTGCCGTGCACGAGCTCAAGTTCGGGGACAATGACGCCCTGGCTGCCCTGATCCTCAATGCGGTGGAAGCGGACCTGTTCATCAATCTGACCTCGGCCGACGGGGTGTTCACGGACAATCCCCTTGAGAATCCCGATGCCTGTTTTCTTCCCTACATAGAGGATATAGCGTCCATGCCCCTGGCGAACATCTGCCGGGGCAAGACAGGAAGCGGAACCGGGGGCATGTACAGTAAGCTCCTTGCTGCTCGGCGTGCGGCCCAGCTGGGGGTGCCCACCTTGATTCTCTCGGGCAAGACCCGTTTCGGTCTGGAAAAGGTGTTTGCCGGAGAAGAACTGGGAACCTGGATCATGCCCGAGGCTCGCAGTATCTCACGAAGAAAGTTCTGGATGGCCTACAACCTTGATCCCGGTGGAACCATTGTCATTGACCAGGGGGCGGTGTGCGCTCTGACGGATCACGGCAAGAGTTTGCTTCCCGCGGGCATAGCCGATGTGCAGGGCGATTTCGGCATGGGAGACATGGTCCGGATCGAAGACGTGTCCGGTCGGTCCATCGGAGTGGGAGTGACCAACTACACGGCCGAAGAACTCAGACGCATCAAGGGACGTAACACCTCGGAGATCGAAACCATCCTCGGGCATGCGTCCTATCCCGAGACCATTCATCGCGACAACATGCTTCTTGATGCGGCCATCTGA
- the rplU gene encoding 50S ribosomal protein L21, with translation MFAIVEAGGKQFRVQEGLTVKVAKMDAEAGSELSLDKVLMAGEGEDLKIGTPYVDGAKVTCQVVEHGRDKKIIVFKKKRRKDYRKKQGHRQDFTTLKVTAIQA, from the coding sequence ATGTTCGCTATAGTTGAAGCAGGTGGAAAACAGTTTCGAGTACAAGAGGGCCTTACCGTCAAGGTTGCCAAGATGGACGCCGAGGCCGGTTCCGAGCTCTCTTTGGATAAGGTTTTGATGGCCGGTGAAGGTGAAGATCTCAAGATCGGCACCCCTTATGTCGATGGTGCCAAGGTGACCTGCCAGGTGGTTGAGCATGGTCGGGACAAGAAGATCATCGTCTTCAAGAAGAAACGGCGCAAAGATTACAGAAAAAAGCAGGGCCATCGTCAGGATTTCACAACTCTCAAAGTGACGGCGATCCAGGCCTAG